One Paenisporosarcina sp. FSL H8-0542 genomic region harbors:
- a CDS encoding SE1561 family protein has translation MGKSISNKDQQVTYLKERLHIFLEVLDSIEPETTELEDIDRLIAMMDDLEEKMEQFKNRPE, from the coding sequence ATGGGCAAGTCAATTTCAAACAAAGACCAACAAGTCACATACTTAAAAGAACGTCTTCACATTTTCTTAGAAGTATTAGATTCAATTGAACCAGAAACGACTGAACTTGAAGACATTGATCGCTTGATTGCGATGATGGATGACTTAGAAGAAAAGATGGAACAATTTAAAAACCGTCCTGAATGA
- a CDS encoding OsmC family protein: MKYVMTEYGLETELEFGKLTISGDETKGFRPYQLIVSSLVGCSGGVLRKVCEKMRMPIEDMEIEVLEVLRNPEEANRLEKVHIHFKLRGQLEEAKVEKAMILTKKNCSMVRSVDQSIEVVETFELI, encoded by the coding sequence TTGAAGTATGTGATGACAGAATATGGATTAGAAACAGAGTTGGAGTTTGGAAAATTAACGATTTCAGGAGATGAAACAAAAGGATTTAGACCTTACCAATTAATTGTTTCGTCTCTTGTAGGCTGTAGTGGCGGCGTTCTTCGAAAAGTATGTGAGAAGATGCGTATGCCGATTGAGGATATGGAGATTGAAGTATTGGAAGTGTTGCGCAATCCTGAAGAAGCAAATCGACTCGAAAAAGTGCACATCCATTTCAAATTAAGAGGTCAACTCGAGGAAGCGAAAGTTGAAAAAGCAATGATTCTGACGAAGAAAAATTGTTCTATGGTCCGTTCTGTAGACCAATCAATTGAAGTCGTAGAAACGTTCGAACTTATTTAG
- a CDS encoding MFS transporter — translation MNQFTALEKRRFWILVVIVSISGFSQGMLLPLISVIFEQDGLSSSLNGLNATGLYIGTLLISPFMEQPLRRFGYKPVILIGGMLVFVSLLLFPLWKSVVFWFILRLFIGIGDHALHFSTQTWITSFSPQERLGRNIALYGLSFGIGFAAGPLFLPLVYIYEGLPFIISGILCMSAWSLIFFVDNDFPGHIHETSTMRGTWARFGATIGFAWVAFIPPFSYGFLESSLHAIFPVYALRNDVNVSMVSIILAAFSTGGILSQLPLGALSDRIGRKKVVLFSLFGGAFSFSLAAMLENNVWTLIGAFLLAGLFVGSTFSLGISYMADLTPKALLPSGNLLCGIFFSIGSLTGPFLGGVFLEYFKDFSFLWLISLFLLTLSLLSLLKPKKQHVQSS, via the coding sequence ATGAATCAGTTTACAGCCTTAGAAAAAAGAAGATTTTGGATTTTAGTGGTCATTGTTTCGATATCTGGATTTTCGCAAGGAATGCTGTTGCCACTCATTTCTGTAATTTTCGAACAAGATGGACTTTCTTCTTCATTGAACGGTTTGAACGCAACAGGGCTATATATCGGAACACTTTTAATTTCTCCATTTATGGAACAGCCACTTCGAAGATTTGGTTATAAGCCCGTAATTCTCATCGGAGGGATGTTGGTTTTTGTATCATTGCTGTTATTTCCGCTATGGAAAAGTGTTGTTTTTTGGTTTATTTTGCGATTGTTCATTGGAATAGGAGACCATGCACTTCATTTTTCGACTCAAACATGGATTACAAGCTTTTCGCCACAAGAACGCTTAGGGCGCAATATCGCATTGTACGGACTGTCATTCGGAATTGGTTTCGCAGCAGGTCCTTTATTTTTGCCACTCGTTTATATTTACGAAGGCTTGCCGTTTATCATATCGGGGATTTTATGTATGTCCGCTTGGTCACTCATATTTTTTGTAGATAATGATTTTCCCGGGCATATACATGAAACATCCACAATGCGAGGGACATGGGCACGTTTTGGGGCAACCATTGGATTTGCTTGGGTAGCTTTTATCCCTCCATTTAGTTACGGATTTTTGGAGTCCAGCTTGCATGCCATTTTCCCAGTCTACGCGTTGCGAAATGATGTCAATGTGTCTATGGTTTCCATTATATTAGCTGCATTTTCAACAGGTGGAATCCTTTCGCAGTTACCATTAGGTGCTCTAAGTGATCGAATCGGCAGAAAGAAAGTCGTATTATTTTCGTTGTTTGGCGGCGCGTTCTCTTTTAGTTTGGCAGCCATGTTAGAGAATAATGTTTGGACACTTATCGGTGCATTTCTACTCGCTGGTTTGTTCGTAGGGTCAACATTTTCTCTTGGTATTTCTTACATGGCGGATTTAACGCCTAAAGCTTTATTGCCATCAGGGAATTTACTATGCGGGATTTTCTTTAGTATCGGCAGCTTGACCGGACCATTTTTGGGCGGTGTGTTTCTGGAGTACTTTAAAGACTTCAGTTTTTTATGGCTTATTTCGTTATTTTTATTGACGTTAAGTTTATTAAGCTTGTTGAAGCCCAAAAAACAGCATGTCCAATCGAGTTGA
- a CDS encoding neutral zinc metallopeptidase, whose product MKWRGRGQSANVEDRRGMGAGGIGIVGGGIGLVIVIIMTLIGGGGPGDILNNIQGTDTNQAGQYEETEQETELADFVSVVLADTETVWSELFKEKGSEYQEPVMVLYNGQVKSACGAAGSAVGPFYCPGDYKLYIDLSFYEELNKKFQAPGDFAMAYVIAHEVGHHVQTLLGTNKEVMALRNKMSEEEFNQYLIRLELQADYYAGVFAHYAEGQGYLEVGDIEEAITAASAVGDDNIQKKTQGYVVPESFTHGTSEQRMRWFKKGYEAGTIEDGDTFKAKNL is encoded by the coding sequence ATGAAATGGAGAGGTCGAGGACAAAGTGCAAACGTAGAAGATCGCAGAGGGATGGGTGCTGGTGGAATAGGAATTGTTGGCGGTGGAATTGGTCTTGTCATTGTCATTATTATGACGCTAATCGGTGGCGGTGGTCCCGGTGATATTTTAAATAATATACAAGGCACTGATACGAACCAAGCAGGTCAATACGAAGAAACTGAACAAGAAACAGAACTGGCGGATTTCGTTTCAGTTGTCCTGGCAGACACCGAAACTGTATGGAGCGAGCTTTTCAAAGAAAAAGGATCGGAATATCAGGAACCGGTCATGGTATTGTATAACGGTCAAGTCAAATCCGCTTGTGGAGCAGCAGGCTCAGCCGTAGGACCATTTTATTGTCCAGGTGATTATAAACTCTATATTGATTTAAGCTTTTATGAAGAATTGAATAAAAAATTCCAAGCTCCTGGTGACTTTGCAATGGCTTATGTTATTGCCCATGAAGTTGGTCACCACGTGCAAACACTTTTAGGTACAAATAAGGAAGTAATGGCACTTCGCAATAAAATGAGTGAAGAAGAGTTCAATCAATATTTAATACGTCTGGAGTTGCAAGCGGACTATTATGCTGGCGTTTTCGCCCATTACGCAGAAGGTCAAGGCTACTTAGAAGTAGGCGATATTGAAGAAGCGATTACTGCTGCAAGTGCAGTAGGTGATGATAATATTCAAAAGAAAACGCAAGGATACGTCGTACCGGAAAGTTTTACACATGGTACTTCTGAGCAACGCATGCGTTGGTTCAAAAAAGGATATGAAGCGGGAACAATTGAAGATGGTGATACATTTAAAGCAAAAAATCTATAA
- the rlmD gene encoding 23S rRNA (uracil(1939)-C(5))-methyltransferase RlmD, which translates to MSQENIIEVGQKFPLTIKRLGINGEGIGYYKRNVVFVTGALPGEEVTAQVQVVKRNFAEASILKIRKASPHRQEAPCPVYEACGGCQLQHMTYEQQLKEKRDLIVQSLERYVKDIANDIEVRQTIGMENPWHYRNKSQFQVRKDGKKVKAGLFAEGTHQLLDIDECIVQHPHTTLVTNAVKRILEKLKIPIYDSETGNGLVRTIVVRTGIQTGEIQLVLVTTLAEMPKRQLLIDKLATIDPAIVSIVQNVNPKQTSLIFGERTIVLHGKKTLHEELGELSFDLSARAFFQLNPAQTVRLYNEIKSAAALTGKETVVDAYCGVGTIGLWLADQAKEVRGMDIIADSIYDAKKNAEKQGFTHATYETGTAEEWLATWSREGFSPDVLTVDPPRTGLADSLLHTILNVRPKRFVYTSCNPSTLAKDLSELRKVYNIVYIQPIDMFPQTAQIESVTLLERK; encoded by the coding sequence TTGTCACAAGAAAACATAATCGAAGTCGGTCAAAAATTCCCGCTGACAATCAAACGCCTTGGCATTAATGGAGAAGGCATTGGCTATTATAAGCGCAATGTCGTCTTCGTTACAGGCGCTCTTCCAGGAGAAGAAGTGACCGCTCAAGTACAAGTAGTCAAGCGCAATTTTGCTGAAGCAAGCATTCTAAAGATCCGTAAGGCCTCACCTCACCGTCAAGAAGCACCCTGCCCTGTTTATGAAGCTTGCGGTGGGTGTCAGTTGCAGCATATGACTTATGAACAACAGCTTAAAGAAAAACGTGATTTGATTGTGCAATCACTTGAACGATACGTAAAAGACATTGCCAATGATATCGAAGTGCGCCAGACAATAGGCATGGAAAATCCATGGCATTATCGCAACAAAAGTCAATTCCAAGTACGTAAAGACGGCAAGAAAGTAAAAGCTGGTCTATTTGCGGAAGGTACACATCAGTTATTAGATATCGATGAGTGTATCGTGCAACATCCACATACAACACTTGTGACGAATGCAGTAAAAAGAATTCTAGAGAAACTTAAAATACCGATTTATGATAGTGAAACCGGCAATGGTCTAGTACGAACAATTGTGGTCCGTACCGGCATTCAAACAGGTGAAATTCAGTTAGTACTTGTCACTACACTTGCAGAAATGCCGAAACGTCAACTACTCATTGATAAATTGGCGACCATAGATCCTGCCATTGTCTCGATTGTCCAAAATGTCAATCCGAAGCAAACTTCTTTAATTTTTGGCGAGCGAACAATAGTTCTTCATGGCAAGAAAACACTCCATGAAGAATTAGGTGAACTTTCATTTGATTTATCTGCACGAGCATTTTTCCAATTGAATCCCGCTCAAACCGTTCGTTTATATAACGAAATTAAATCGGCTGCAGCATTAACAGGTAAAGAAACCGTTGTCGATGCTTACTGTGGTGTTGGAACAATTGGCTTATGGTTAGCCGATCAAGCAAAAGAAGTACGAGGAATGGATATCATTGCGGATAGTATTTACGATGCAAAGAAAAACGCAGAGAAGCAAGGATTCACTCACGCTACTTACGAGACTGGCACTGCTGAAGAGTGGCTTGCCACATGGAGCCGTGAAGGGTTCTCCCCTGATGTCCTAACTGTAGATCCACCTCGGACCGGTTTAGCGGACAGTTTATTGCACACTATTTTAAATGTGCGACCAAAAAGATTTGTCTATACGTCATGTAATCCATCCACTTTAGCAAAAGATTTAAGCGAATTGCGTAAGGTTTACAATATCGTCTATATCCAACCTATCGATATGTTCCCGCAAACAGCACAAATCGAAAGCGTCACATTATTGGAGCGTAAATAA
- the pdaA gene encoding delta-lactam-biosynthetic de-N-acetylase yields the protein MWWKHTVGVIASCAILTLGILLNPFQVDAESLNWGFKKSKQEEQAQAGSAFDELLKKYGAYYKGSPDEKILYLTFDNGYENGYTASILDTLKKEKAPATFFLTGHYVESATELVQRMVKEGHQIGNHSYGHPNMANLSEERMKEEWEKFDQILAEKTGVKRTYFARPPEGVFSEKLLAYGNELGYRHMFWSVAFVDWYADRPQGKAYAYNHLMNQLHPGAIILMHTVSPDNAAALPDFIRDAKAKGYTFSSLDALVNEAIEFPLSFH from the coding sequence ATGTGGTGGAAACATACCGTAGGCGTCATTGCCTCATGTGCAATATTAACTCTGGGCATTTTATTGAATCCATTTCAAGTAGATGCCGAATCTCTTAATTGGGGATTCAAAAAATCAAAACAGGAAGAACAAGCTCAAGCCGGGAGTGCATTTGATGAACTCTTGAAAAAATATGGAGCCTATTACAAAGGGTCTCCCGATGAAAAAATCCTATACCTTACGTTCGACAATGGCTATGAAAATGGCTACACTGCATCTATTTTAGACACATTGAAAAAAGAAAAAGCACCTGCCACTTTTTTTCTGACAGGTCATTATGTAGAAAGTGCGACGGAACTGGTCCAACGTATGGTGAAGGAAGGCCATCAAATAGGAAATCATTCGTATGGCCATCCAAATATGGCTAATTTATCGGAAGAACGAATGAAAGAAGAATGGGAAAAATTCGATCAGATTCTTGCCGAAAAAACGGGCGTGAAGAGAACATATTTTGCACGGCCTCCTGAAGGTGTTTTCAGTGAAAAATTACTTGCCTATGGTAACGAGCTCGGCTATCGCCATATGTTCTGGTCTGTCGCTTTCGTTGATTGGTATGCTGATCGTCCACAAGGAAAGGCTTATGCATACAACCATTTAATGAACCAACTTCATCCAGGTGCCATAATTTTGATGCATACGGTTTCTCCGGATAATGCAGCCGCTTTACCCGATTTTATTCGTGATGCCAAAGCGAAAGGCTACACATTTTCATCGTTAGACGCATTGGTAAATGAAGCAATCGAATTCCCGTTGTCTTTTCATTAA
- a CDS encoding TIGR01777 family oxidoreductase gives MKIAITGGSGFVGQEITKQLTDKGHEVFILTRSDKQSDGSVHMVKWLTDGAKPEEHVEGMDAWINLAGASINEGRWTSEQKQKIYESRMNATNEVLRIFKEVTKKPSVLINASAIGIYPPSEHATYTEHSSYRGSDFLAKTVEDWESKATEAEQFGTRVACGRFGIILGKDQGALPLMALPYKMGVGGKVGTGHQWVSWVHVADVAKAILYAIENKDFSGPFNVTAPDPKQMNDFGGILGKVLQRPHWMPVPSLALKLVLGDKSQLVLEGQRVIPDKLLTHGFKFTYPDLQQALKNIYA, from the coding sequence ATGAAAATAGCGATTACTGGAGGAAGTGGATTTGTCGGACAGGAGATAACGAAGCAACTAACCGACAAAGGACATGAAGTGTTTATTTTAACGCGTTCGGATAAACAATCCGACGGCTCGGTACATATGGTCAAATGGCTTACAGATGGTGCTAAACCTGAAGAACACGTTGAAGGCATGGATGCTTGGATTAATCTAGCCGGTGCATCAATTAATGAAGGTCGCTGGACTTCGGAACAAAAACAAAAAATTTATGAAAGCAGAATGAATGCAACAAATGAAGTTTTGCGCATTTTTAAAGAAGTGACGAAAAAGCCTTCCGTTTTGATTAATGCAAGCGCAATCGGAATTTATCCCCCTTCTGAACATGCAACATATACCGAACATTCGTCTTATCGTGGATCGGATTTCCTGGCAAAAACAGTTGAGGACTGGGAGAGTAAAGCGACGGAAGCGGAGCAATTTGGGACACGTGTGGCTTGCGGCCGTTTTGGCATAATCCTTGGAAAAGATCAGGGTGCTCTTCCCCTTATGGCTTTACCTTATAAAATGGGTGTCGGAGGAAAAGTCGGAACTGGCCATCAATGGGTATCATGGGTCCATGTAGCTGACGTCGCCAAAGCCATTCTTTATGCAATAGAAAATAAAGATTTTTCAGGTCCTTTTAACGTAACAGCGCCAGATCCGAAACAAATGAATGATTTTGGGGGAATTTTGGGCAAAGTTTTACAGCGACCTCATTGGATGCCCGTACCTTCACTTGCATTGAAACTTGTACTGGGTGACAAGAGTCAACTTGTTTTGGAAGGACAAAGAGTTATTCCCGATAAATTGTTAACCCATGGTTTTAAATTCACTTATCCAGATTTGCAACAGGCACTTAAAAATATTTATGCATAA
- the recX gene encoding recombination regulator RecX — MTVITKIMRQKNNPERYNIYIEEKYAFAVDESLLIKYQLSKGKVLEDWERDEIVYDDEVRKAFNKALQFLSFRMRSEHEVKKKLLDAEYGEAVVLEAIQKLYQLNFLNDESFSKALLETQKKTGKKGPRAIQQELKKKGIDKSLQEEVLETYTEEDQIEIAKGLAAKIANQHSSKTPMQVKQKIQDTLLRKGYSYAIISKAIEDIEFETEPEEWEEMIADQGDKIWRKFSSKYTGFDRKRRVKQALYVKGFPAEQIEMFIGKKELEEDGN, encoded by the coding sequence GTGACAGTCATTACGAAAATCATGCGTCAAAAAAATAATCCTGAACGTTATAATATTTATATAGAGGAAAAATACGCATTTGCGGTAGATGAATCGCTTCTTATTAAGTACCAATTATCGAAAGGCAAAGTGCTGGAGGATTGGGAAAGAGATGAAATCGTCTATGACGACGAAGTGCGAAAAGCATTTAACAAAGCACTTCAATTCTTGAGTTTCCGTATGCGGAGTGAACACGAAGTTAAGAAGAAACTGCTTGATGCTGAATACGGAGAAGCCGTTGTTTTGGAAGCCATTCAAAAATTGTATCAATTGAATTTTTTGAACGACGAATCCTTTTCTAAAGCATTGCTTGAAACGCAAAAGAAAACAGGTAAAAAAGGTCCTCGTGCCATCCAACAGGAACTCAAGAAAAAAGGAATCGATAAATCGTTGCAAGAAGAAGTGCTTGAAACGTATACGGAAGAAGACCAAATTGAAATTGCAAAAGGTCTGGCTGCAAAAATAGCCAACCAGCATTCATCCAAAACGCCAATGCAAGTAAAGCAAAAAATTCAGGACACCTTGTTGCGTAAGGGATACTCTTATGCCATTATTAGCAAAGCTATTGAAGATATTGAATTTGAAACAGAACCAGAAGAATGGGAAGAAATGATTGCAGATCAAGGAGATAAAATCTGGCGGAAATTCTCTTCGAAATATACCGGGTTTGATCGTAAACGCAGAGTGAAGCAAGCCTTGTATGTAAAAGGTTTCCCTGCAGAACAAATCGAAATGTTTATTGGAAAAAAGGA